The window CCGTCTATGTACGCCTGGTGCCCACCGGAGCCCGGCTCGTCCATCCGCAGCTCGATGTTGCGGCGCACGGTCGGCGTGGGCAGTGGAGGCAGGGTGCGCAGCCGCTGCGGTACCGAGGTGCGGTCCCGCCCCTTCGTCCGTACGACGTCGAAGCGCATCACCTGGCCTACCTGCTCGGCCGGGCCCGGCCCCATCAGGTTCTGCAGCACCACCGAGGTGCCAGGCTGGTAGCGGGCGAAGTCGATCACCACGTCGAGCCGTTCGCCGGGCGAGAACAGCAGGTGCTGCATGGTGACCGGTGCCTCCAGCAGGCCTCCGTCGGAACCGATCACCGTGATGTCCCCGCCGTCGGCGAGCCGCAGCAGGAAGAACCGCAGATTGCTTGAGTTGACCAAACGGAAACGGTAGCGGCGGGCCTGTACCTCAAAGCGCGGCCACGGCCGCCCGTTGACCAGCAGGGTGGTCCGGTTGTCGGCGTCGTCCATGGTCCAGACCAGCTGAGCGTTGGCGTCCAGGTGCGCGTCGCGTAGCACCAGCGGGACGTCGAACCGGCCGCGGGGCAACGGGAGCGCCGTCTCGGTGCGGTCGGTGAGCAGGTAGAGGCTGGACAGGCCCCGGTAGAGGTGCTCGGCCTCCATGTGGTGGGTGTGGTCGTGCATCCAGAGCGTGGCGTGCGGCTGCCGGTTCGGATAGTTGTAGACCCGCTCGCCGCCGGGCGGAATCGTGGCGTCGCCCGACCCGTCGTCGCCGGGGGCGGTGGCGCCGCCGTGCAGGTGCACCGCCGTGGGCATGTCCAGCCGGTTGCGCTGGCGTACCACCACCCGCCGACCCGACGTAGCGCGGATCGTCGGGCCGGGCAGGTCGCCGTTGTAGGTGTACACCTCGGTGCGAGTGCCCGGCACGATCTCCAGGCGCCTGCGGTGCATCGTGACCGAGTAGTAGTCGGTGGTGGCGGTCCGCAGCACCGGGCGCAGGGTCTGCGGCACGGTCAACGGGACGGTGAACGGGGTCACGGGCGGGGGCGTCGGGGAGGCTACCCCTGCCGCTGCGGGGGCTGCGCCCAACCTTCCGGCGAGGCTGGCCAGGCCGCTGGTCGCCCCGATGATGCCCGACGCCGCACCGAGGCGCAGCAGTTGACGACGAGTGGACAAGTTGGTCCCTTCCCAGGATGTTCGCGAGAGTTCCCGCAGGCGCCGGCGGCTGGCGGACCGGACGGTCGTCGCAGGCACGATGATGCCGGCAATCACACAGAGAGGTGACCCCTATCGGCCGCGCACCTGGAGACGCTCTGCGGGTCGAATGCCCCTATGGATGGCAGGGCGGGTGGGCGTGACGGGTGCGGGGAGATGCCGGTGGATCTCGCGGGCGACGACGGGCCGCCGAGGTGGCGAGGCGTGTCGTACGGTCGACGCATGCCCGCACCCGATGACGTCC is drawn from Micromonospora sp. NBC_01740 and contains these coding sequences:
- a CDS encoding multicopper oxidase family protein, with translation MSTRRQLLRLGAASGIIGATSGLASLAGRLGAAPAAAGVASPTPPPVTPFTVPLTVPQTLRPVLRTATTDYYSVTMHRRRLEIVPGTRTEVYTYNGDLPGPTIRATSGRRVVVRQRNRLDMPTAVHLHGGATAPGDDGSGDATIPPGGERVYNYPNRQPHATLWMHDHTHHMEAEHLYRGLSSLYLLTDRTETALPLPRGRFDVPLVLRDAHLDANAQLVWTMDDADNRTTLLVNGRPWPRFEVQARRYRFRLVNSSNLRFFLLRLADGGDITVIGSDGGLLEAPVTMQHLLFSPGERLDVVIDFARYQPGTSVVLQNLMGPGPAEQVGQVMRFDVVRTKGRDRTSVPQRLRTLPPLPTPTVRRNIELRMDEPGSGGHQAYIDGKVFDPARIDTTIAWGSTEEWTVTNANAFMPHNFHMHLVQFRVLGRNGAPADPTESGLKDTVIVWPGQSVRLQATFDTWRGVYPYHCHMVDHSAMGMMANLKIV